From a single Deltaproteobacteria bacterium genomic region:
- a CDS encoding UbiD family decarboxylase, with amino-acid sequence MSHGLRAAVEDLERVGELVRVREEVSPNLEIAEIQRRAYAQGAPALLFERVRGTEFPCVANLFGTMDRAKFIFRDTLELVRQAVRIKADPADFVRGIPRGLAKHPGVYLRLPFAGLTSLPRRVSPARAPTMQCQTTLSRLPAVKSWPMDGGPYITLPQVLSQDPDRPGPMAANVGMYRVQLAGNQFIPDQEVGLHYQIHRGMGIHHTKAAARGEPLRVSIMVGGHPAHAVAAVMPLPEGLSELIFAGMLAGRRFRYALHNGHLISADADFCIVGTITGTTKPEGPFGDHLGYYSLTHDFPVMKVEAVYHRRDAMWPFTVVGRPPQEDTTFGELIHEITGPMVPVSLPGVKALHAVDAAGVHPLLLAVGSERYTPYRSTHDTGPQELLTQANAILGFNQCSLAKYLFVIDGNDSAAPAVDDIEAFFNYMLQRIDLTRDLHFQTRTTMDTLDYSGEGLNQGSKLVIAATGAPRRQLAKSVSAGISVPDGFSDVRLVLPGVLAVSGPKFTSVTDGSSDKLLAHLASLPADLLRDVVLIVLCDDSEFCARSLNNFLWVTFTRSNPSHDCHGVRSFTKFKHWGAEGPLVIDARIKPHHAPPLVEDPAVTRRVDAMCAKGGSLHGVIE; translated from the coding sequence TTGAGCCACGGTCTACGCGCCGCAGTTGAGGATCTTGAGAGGGTAGGGGAGCTAGTGCGCGTGCGCGAGGAGGTTTCCCCCAACCTTGAGATCGCCGAGATTCAGCGGCGCGCCTATGCACAGGGCGCTCCGGCACTGCTGTTTGAACGGGTGCGGGGGACGGAGTTCCCATGCGTGGCTAACCTGTTCGGGACGATGGACCGAGCCAAATTTATCTTCAGGGACACGCTTGAGCTCGTGCGTCAGGCGGTGCGCATTAAGGCCGATCCGGCCGACTTCGTCCGCGGAATCCCGCGGGGCCTCGCCAAGCATCCTGGTGTTTACCTACGTCTCCCTTTTGCCGGACTCACGTCGCTCCCGCGGCGCGTCTCGCCGGCGCGAGCGCCCACGATGCAGTGCCAAACGACGCTTAGCCGGCTGCCGGCAGTGAAGAGTTGGCCCATGGACGGTGGCCCCTATATTACCCTGCCGCAGGTGCTGTCGCAGGATCCGGATCGCCCGGGGCCGATGGCCGCCAATGTCGGCATGTACCGGGTGCAGCTAGCGGGCAATCAGTTTATCCCCGATCAAGAGGTCGGTCTCCACTACCAGATCCACCGAGGCATGGGGATTCACCACACGAAGGCGGCGGCGCGCGGCGAACCACTACGCGTCAGCATCATGGTCGGTGGTCATCCAGCGCACGCGGTCGCGGCGGTGATGCCGCTGCCAGAGGGACTATCAGAGCTGATCTTCGCCGGGATGTTGGCGGGGCGGCGCTTTCGCTACGCGCTCCATAATGGTCATCTCATCAGTGCTGATGCGGATTTCTGTATCGTCGGGACGATCACAGGCACGACCAAGCCGGAGGGGCCATTTGGCGACCATCTGGGCTACTATAGTTTGACCCACGATTTCCCCGTGATGAAGGTGGAGGCAGTCTATCATCGCCGTGATGCGATGTGGCCATTTACTGTGGTTGGTAGACCACCGCAGGAGGATACGACCTTTGGTGAGCTCATTCACGAGATCACTGGTCCGATGGTGCCGGTGTCGCTCCCTGGCGTGAAGGCACTGCATGCTGTTGATGCGGCTGGTGTGCATCCGCTGCTGCTCGCCGTTGGGTCGGAGCGCTATACACCGTATCGCTCGACGCATGACACGGGGCCGCAAGAGTTACTGACCCAGGCTAACGCCATCCTCGGATTCAATCAGTGCTCGCTTGCCAAGTATCTATTTGTCATTGATGGCAACGACAGTGCAGCTCCCGCAGTTGATGATATCGAAGCGTTCTTCAATTACATGTTGCAACGCATCGATCTCACACGCGATCTGCATTTCCAGACGCGTACCACGATGGATACGCTGGATTATTCGGGCGAGGGTCTCAATCAAGGCTCCAAACTAGTGATCGCAGCGACAGGCGCACCGCGCCGTCAATTAGCGAAATCGGTGTCTGCTGGCATATCAGTGCCAGATGGCTTTAGCGACGTGCGGCTAGTCTTGCCGGGTGTGCTCGCTGTTTCCGGCCCTAAATTCACCAGTGTGACAGATGGGTCTAGTGACAAATTGCTGGCGCATCTCGCCTCGCTACCTGCTGATCTTTTGCGTGACGTTGTGCTCATAGTGCTTTGTGACGACAGCGAGTTTTGTGCGCGCAGTCTAAACAATTTTCTTTGGGTCACTTTTACGCGCAGCAATCCTTCACACGACTGTCACGGTGTCCGCAGCTTTACCAAGTTTAAGCATTGGGGTGCCGAGGGACCGCTAGTGATTGATGCGCGCATCAAGCCACATCATGCGCCGCCACTGGTCGAAGATCCTGCCGTGACGCGCCGCGTCGATGCCATGTGTGCCAAGGGTGGCAGCTTACACGGCGTGATCGAGTGA
- a CDS encoding amidohydrolase family protein yields the protein MNHATLGTQAAAPTGDLLITGLTLITEPGTVLPDSGILVRGGQIAEIGPSAVVSGRHQNLTAVDARGYIGMPGLINAHTHVAMGFFRGLGHGQDEMIERFFFPAEKSLTPELLAPLSFSYIYAGLVAGVTCFSDHYYFSEGVAQAMERFGVRGVVGETVADLGGAFPGRASWDRWRRLIDAWPYSSRITPSVAPHAADTCSEALLTELATFARDRKLPLHMHLSQTRGEFQRVQQRAGCTPVEFAHRCGALTDLTLAVHLVTSTVNDHKILCGQGVTAGICPASQIIYEQLAPIADLMRAGVPIALATDAAASNDTADLLAEMRLMALLAQDRGVPEEHRSPEAILSMTTENPARAIGLASKIGSLAVGKAADIVFLARDLSTEPSPKLTTNVIYSHTSRNVRHVMVDGRFVLYNGKPTMVDADQLLAEYEAAVAAIHRRVDALATK from the coding sequence ATGAACCACGCGACACTAGGCACGCAGGCCGCTGCTCCGACGGGTGATCTTCTGATCACTGGTCTCACTTTGATTACCGAACCAGGGACGGTGCTGCCTGATAGTGGCATTTTGGTGCGCGGTGGTCAGATTGCCGAGATTGGTCCAAGCGCTGTCGTTTCGGGGCGGCATCAAAACCTAACTGCCGTGGACGCTCGAGGCTACATCGGCATGCCTGGGCTGATCAATGCGCATACGCACGTGGCGATGGGTTTTTTTCGCGGTCTGGGTCATGGTCAGGATGAAATGATCGAGCGCTTTTTTTTTCCGGCGGAAAAGTCGCTCACGCCTGAGCTTCTAGCACCGCTCAGTTTCTCCTACATCTATGCGGGTCTGGTTGCAGGGGTGACCTGTTTTAGTGATCATTATTATTTTAGCGAGGGTGTTGCGCAGGCCATGGAACGGTTTGGTGTCCGGGGCGTTGTCGGCGAGACTGTGGCCGATTTAGGCGGCGCCTTTCCTGGACGCGCGAGCTGGGACCGGTGGCGCCGCTTGATCGACGCCTGGCCATACTCGTCGCGCATCACGCCTTCGGTGGCACCGCATGCGGCCGACACCTGCTCGGAGGCCCTCCTGACGGAACTGGCGACCTTTGCGCGAGACAGGAAGTTGCCTCTGCACATGCACCTCTCGCAGACGCGAGGTGAGTTTCAGCGGGTCCAGCAGCGGGCTGGCTGTACGCCGGTCGAGTTTGCGCACCGGTGCGGGGCGCTTACTGATCTGACTCTCGCGGTGCACCTCGTCACGAGTACGGTCAACGATCATAAGATCCTGTGCGGTCAGGGCGTGACCGCGGGTATTTGCCCGGCGTCGCAGATCATTTACGAGCAGCTAGCGCCGATCGCCGATCTGATGCGGGCCGGCGTGCCGATCGCCCTGGCGACAGATGCTGCAGCCAGCAACGATACGGCAGATCTCCTGGCCGAGATGCGGCTTATGGCCCTATTGGCCCAGGACCGCGGCGTGCCCGAGGAGCATCGCAGTCCCGAGGCTATCCTTAGCATGACGACAGAAAATCCAGCGCGTGCAATCGGTCTAGCCAGCAAAATCGGCTCCCTAGCCGTGGGCAAGGCGGCCGACATCGTCTTCCTGGCCCGCGACCTCAGTACGGAGCCGTCGCCTAAGCTGACCACCAACGTTATCTACAGCCATACTAGCCGCAACGTCCGCCACGTCATGGTGGACGGGCGCTTTGTCCTTTATAACGGCAAGCCAACAATGGTTGATGCCGATCAACTTTTGGCCGAATATGAGGCCGCGGTCGCCGCGATTCACCGGCGAGTCGACGCCTTAGCAACCAAGTGA